A single region of the Theileria annulata chromosome 4, complete sequence, *** SEQUENCING IN PROGRESS *** genome encodes:
- a CDS encoding methylase, putative (Tap579b07.q1c.C.cand.98 - score = 28.81;~SMART pfam:UPF0020 (PF01170) at aa 222-462, E()=2.60e-02) — translation MLKVWNRPYNVILKCLRGLEHNLFNELQSFGFDRDQLIKANSKITVNSCNLKQLYFLSYFSRLASSIYFEVGKLPLFEKGALFNSCQSITWSDFLGSNNSYMINCDSLITNSYIKSKKYACQLVKDGINNHFSNNLNLEPPRVNFSQPEVKLEIDVDKDCIATLLVDSSGSRISSRGYRFKPNIGDIDPTMACSILYDVGYSSFSNPQFSFPEYEQVCNSDGSHKLNKLDTNSLSESESLNRNSIVDLFSGSGVFLIESALYSARIPPGYFRRRFSFQNFPVFDNESFEILKKYTDSKRIPTTSEEWKSLKGKFIGIERDWEKLDASLRSSEKAGILDLMSFNQAEYLKDGIHDAKKNSNSNQWNYMVAQLPQMRNLNHKPNNNQSSDGDPVGIPKERSKLSPERYSTLLKSLSRVKNRHFPTNSKTILILPSFMDRDLVQNSFSYKLGVGKSFNKDGILLKEDPKFSDNTKQLRQESKDVYSETRVYVSDDYKWFYFNNLPATHRLHSESSHESYDWFVDVYVVSLDKPVSGNILFNQK, via the exons atgttaaagGTCTGGAATAGACCTTATAATGTGATTCTCAAGTGTTTAAGAGGTTTAGAgcataatttattcaacGAACTACAGTCGTTTGGATTTGATAGAGACCAACTAATAAAGGCTAATAGTAAAATCACTGTTAATTCTTGTAATTTAAAACAgctttattttttatcttatttttctag ATTAGCTTCTAGCATATATTTCGAGGTTGGAAAGTTACCTTTATTTGAAAAAGGTGCTTTATTTAACAGCTGTCAGTCCATAACATGGTCTGATTTTCTCGGATCCAACAACAGTTATATGATAAATTGTGACTCTCTGATTACtaatagttatataaagTCAAAGAAATACGCCTGCCAATTGGTTAAGGATGGAATTAATAAccatttttcaaataatttaaatttggaaCCCCCAAGAGTAAATTTTAGTCAGCCTGAAGTTAAACTTGAAATTGATGTGGATAAGGACTGTATAGCAACTCTACTTGTTGACTCTTCAGGATCACGGATATCAAGCAGAGGTTATAGGTTTAAACCTAACATAGGAGATATAGACCCAACCATGGCCTGTTCTATACTGTACGATGTAGGttattcttcattttcaaatcCTCAATTTTCATTCCCAGAATATGAACAAGTTTGTAATTCTGACGGTTCccataaattaaataagCTTGATACTAATAGTTTGTCAGAATCAGAGTCTTTAAATAGAAATTCAATAGTTGATTTGTTCTCTGGGTCAGGAGTTTTTTTAATTGAATCCGCCTTATATTCAGCTAGAATACCGCCTGGTTATTTTAGGCGTAGATTTTCATTTCAAAACTTTCCAGTGTTTGACAATGAATCAtttgaaattttgaaaaaatataccGATTCTAAAAGGATTCCCACAACATCAGAAGAATGGAAGAGTCTTAAAGGTAAATTCATAGGAATAGAAAGGGATTGGGAGAAGCTTGATGCGTCACTACGTTCATCTGAAAAGGCAGGAATTCTGGATCTCATGTCCTTTAACCAAGCCGAATACCTTAAGGATGGTATTCATGACGCTAAGAAAAATAGTAATTCAAACCAATGGAACTATATGGTAGCACAATTACCACAAATgagaaatttaaatcacAAACCCAATAATAATCAATCTAGCGATGGTGATCCTGTGGGAATTCCTAAGGAACGAAGTAAGTTGAGTCCTGAACGATATTCAACTCTTCTAAAATCACTTTCTAGGGTCAAGAATAGGCATTTTCCTACCAATTCCAAGaccattttaatattaccaTCATTCATGGATAGGGATCTGGTTCAAAACTCCTTCAGCTATAAATTAGGTGTGGGAAAGTCTTTTAATAAGGATGGAATAT TATTGAAAGAGGATCCAAAATTTTCCGATAATACCAAACAGTTAAGACAAGAGTCCAAGGATGTGTATTCTGAAACCCGTGTTTATGTTTCAGATGATTACAAATGGTTTTACTTTAACAACCTTCCAGCCACTCACAGACTTCATTCCGAATCCAGCCATGAAAGTTATGACTGGTTCGTGGATGTTTATGTGGTTTCACTTGATAAGCCAGTATCTGGAAACATCCTCTTTAATCAGAAATGA
- a CDS encoding uncharacterized protein (Tap579b07.q1c.C.cand.99 - score = 13.71;~SMART 15 transmembrane domains 44-66, 108-130, 134-156, 284-301, 308-330, 340-362, 561-583, 593-611, 618-640, 655-677, 684-706, 75-777, 807-829, 839-861 and 987-1009; pfam:COX2_TM (PF02790) at aa 180-251, E()=7.50e-02; pfam:Glycos_transf_4 (PF00953) at aa 398-552, E()=9.10e-02;~22 probable transmembrane helices predicted for TA09870 by TMHMM2.0 at aa 44-66, 108-130, 134-156, 163-185, 200-222, 227-249, 284-301, 308-330, 340-362, 400-419, 429-451, 471-490, 526-548, 561-583, 593-611, 618-640, 655-677, 684-706, 755-777, 807-829, 839-861 and 987-1009): MASSSGACSSGGNARGGGGGSGSECSPVGGNGDTGNSPNQSTPFNLSNFGILAVFCVILSLSSSTYHNWPAIERSLVNDKVFQHLCTENEIRESIPEMYVCDKQRDAIGNLSLNIFLFEFIAYSIGGPLVDIVGVYFVMIAGFAFGFYGFILLYFYHDISFIVKFSFCCWGMFGGLIIITSIHFARMFPDAESLADGMMIFFENFASVIPLLIYKLIKSFGITYYEGYGGYIIWGIVPSFILALSFMPIKIISKKNKDINNQCKIFDFPNDFKCLIETFSCWKLWANLVVFSIPVTSAMFYRKTFSTYFLNNPTLQGVFPLILLFVFLPIPFISALDQFISVHLTSAFLYILYILAFLCFFYRTETHGLISMVLFCIAHSAEHQIMHYISKTHKQYESTLMGISYCVVFVVGFISQFVFDCIYKISPKLALYTIISLLFVATISSVGFEIANGRGSGDSQEQSSRLNLNRLRIVYVILWFIPFIFLSIVLSFKSFMKNKNNETKSKYCICDMALYGCQKLFTTAMVFYSFSFYYVCTVFTVIATIFNVCKSVSFEYDRYRFIWLLIYLGCFFIVSHFIIGYHFNYYNQKHEPILKLLIVLFICKILLFMCSKMKHGKTAIFLFSGFLVIYGYTFFLFIHMLTYYNFQITYVERSYLVSLIHWGGMFTLFLLLRFFYVKISNYRFGYFMLWAFNTGYFIFFAIQLIYYFSYEMDLFFRFSTCNLPVPEFSESCIKMTEPREFCARLFSAALVISNLAILISFEFCWTLIVVLIWCFFNDILNGICSRYIRKKYKQKYETEFHPDMINYFILPISSVSLALFMALFICRIIMSDNRFNNNSFVYVLIICSFVVLSYYSNVSWFHTQYELQTCCCKKDDSCKCSTNGTCCCYFTKKCICCICCKCCSCNQQKSQCQCSSSNQTSNHCCCKTASSCPCCKSTLGCCSTNITHCKCCSECEKCVCICLKRIKNEDKDTDIIFCFFECTFKDVVNNFISFFIGNIIGWLLFIAYFALSKEQNVFLSFR; encoded by the coding sequence ATGGCCTCCAGCTCTGGTGCTTGTTCCTCTGGTGGTAATGCTCGAGGTGGAGGTGGAGGATCAGGGTCAGAATGTTCGCCCGTTGGAGGAAATGGTGATACTGGTAACTCACCTAATCAGTCTACACCATTTAACTTGAGTAATTTTGGGATACTTGCGGTGTTTTGTGTTATACTGTCACTATCATCTAGTACATATCATAATTGGCCTGCCATAGAAAGGAGCCTGGTAAATGATAAAGTATTTCAGCATTTATGTACTGAGAATGAAATACGAGAATCTATTCCTGAGATGTATGTCTGTGATAAGCAAAGGGATGCCATAGGTAACCTATCACTCAATATATTTCTGTTCGAATTTATCGCATACTCTATCGGTGGTCCCTTGGTTGACATTGTTGGTGTATACTTCGTTATGATTGCCGGCTTTGCTTTTGGATTTTACGGATTCATATTATTGTACTTTTATCATGATATCAGTTTTATTGTCAAGTTTAGTTTTTGTTGCTGGGGGATGTTTGGTGGACTGATCATTATCACATCCATTCACTTTGCAAGAATGTTTCCCGATGCCGAGAGTTTGGCGGATGGAATGATGATATTTTTTGAGAACTTCGCATCCGTAATACCTTTGCTGAtatataaacttattaaGAGTTTTGGGATTACCTATTATGAGGGTTATGGAGGCTATATAATTTGGGGAATAGTACCATCATTTATATTGGCATTATCATTTATGCccataaaaataatttcaaaaaaAAACAAAGATATTAACAACCAGTGTAAAATTTTTGATTTTCctaatgattttaaatgtttaataGAAACGTTCAGCTGCTGGAAGTTGTGGGCAAATCTGGTCGTATTTTCAATTCCAGTGACATCTGCCATGTTTTATAGGAAGACATTCTCCACATACTTCCTCAACAATCCTACCCTTCAGGGCGTATTCccattaatattgttgTTTGTATTTCTTCCAATACCATTCATATCTGCTCTTGATCAGTTTATAAGCGTACACTTAACATCTGCTTTCCTATACattctttatatattagcatttttatgttttttCTACAGAACCGAAACACATGGTCTCATTTCAATGGTTTTGTTCTGTATTGCACACTCTGCTGAACATCAGATCATGCATTACATAAGCAAAACCCATAAGCAGTATGAGTCAACACTAATGGGCATATCATATTGCGTTGTTTTTGTGGTTGGGTTTATTTCCCAGTTTGTTTTTGATTGTATCTACAAGATTTCACCAAAACTCGCACTGTACACTATTATCTCACTTCTTTTTGTCGCAACAATCTCTTCAGTGGGATTTGAAATTGCTAACGGTCGTGGTAGTGGTGATTCTCAAGAACAATCTTCTCGTCTCAATCTTAATAGGCTTAGAATTGTTTATGTTATCCTTTGGTTTATTCCATTTATATTTCTATCTATAGTACTTTCCTTTAAGTCTTTTATGAAGAATAAAAACAATGAAACTAAATCCAAATATTGTATATGTGACATGGCGCTTTACGGTTGtcaaaaattatttacaacagcaatggtcttttattcattttcattttattacGTTTGCACCGTGTTTACTGTTATAGcaacaatttttaatgtttgtaaATCAGTCTCATTCGAGTATGATAGGTACAGATTCATATGGCTTTTGATATATCTCGGATGCTTTTTCATCGTTTCACATTTTATCATTGGGTATCATTTTAACTATTACAATCAAAAACACGAACCCATTTTAAAGTTACTTATAGTTTTATtcatttgtaaaatattattattcatgTGCTCCAAGATGAAACATGGCAAAACTGCCATCTTCCTTTTCTCAGGGTTTCTGGTTATTTACGGATACACCTTCTTCTTGTTCATCCATATGCTCACCTACTATAATTTTCAGATCACATATGTTGAAAGGTCTTACCTCGTTAGTTTGATACACTGGGGAGGAATGTTcacattatttttgttaCTTAGGTTCTTCtatgttaaaatttcaaattatcGTTTTGGATATTTCATGTTATGGGCGTTCAATACTggttattttatattctttgcgattcaattaatttattatttttccTATGAAATGGACCTATTTTTTCGATTTAGTACATGCAATCTGCCTGTTCCTGAATTTTCAGAATCATGTATTAAAATGACTGAACCCAGGGAATTTTGTGCTAGACTTTTTAGTGCGGCACTTGTAATATCTAATCTTGCAATTTTGATTAGTTTTGAGTTTTGTTGGACTTTGATCGTGGTATTGATTTGGTGTTTTTTTAATGATATCTTAAATGGTATCTGTTCACGTTatattagaaaaaaatataaacaaaaatacGAAACAGAATTTCATCCCGATATgatcaattattttatcttaCCAATATCATCCGTCTCATTGGCTCTGTTTATGGCTCTATTTATATGTCGTATTATAATGTCTGATAatagatttaataataactCGTTCGTTTATGTATTGATAATCTGTAGCTTTGTTGTTTTGTCTTACTACTCAAATGTCTCATGGTTTCATACACAGTATGAGTTACAGACTTGTTGCTGCAAAAAAGATGATAGTTGTAAATGTAGCACTAATGGCACCTGTTGTTGTTACTTTACCAAGAAGTGTATTTGCTGTATTTGTTGTAAATGTTGCTCTTGTAACCAACAAAAATCCCAATGCCAATGTTCTAGTTCTAATCAAACTTCCAATCATTGTTGTTGTAAAACTGCTAGTTCTTGCCCTTGTTGTAAAAGTACTCTTGGTTGTTGTTCCACTAATATAACCCATTGTAAATGCTGTAGTGAGTGTGAAAAATGTGTCTGTATATGCTtaaaaagaattaaaaatgaagataaaGATACTGATATcattttttgtttttttgaGTGTACTTTTAAAGATGTAGTAAACAATTtcatttcattttttattgGAAACATTATTGGATGGCTGTTGTTCATAGCTTACTTTGCCTTGTCAAAAGAACAAAACGTATTCTTATCATTTAGATAA
- a CDS encoding methyltransferase, putative (Tap579b07.q1c.cand.46 - score = 64.75;~SMART pfam:Ubie_methyltran (PF01209) at aa 32-319, E()=2.40e-78;~GPI-Anchor Signal predicted for TA09885 by DGPI v2.04, no cleavage site predicted): MRFINSVFSSRNIRCLRPLVHLRSSHCFQASRSFSSPTKEFVRSVFSDVAKNYDLMNDLMSVGIHRFWKEVLVQEVISSLKMTHRHLSKDYFSNDFVPDIINIFGVKIVYIHLDDMVVDILDLAGGTGDIGIRIAELSKNLKFEDSNGFVLYDSLKITPKIVVCDPSEEMTKLGQEKSEKAGVQGLSWVNAEAEKLPFEDCSFDIITIGFGVRNFSDRNAGLSECYRVLKPGGRLLILEFSHCENELLSVLYKTYSDKLIPFLGSVVAKNEEAYDYLVDSIRKFPNQQEVAEILKSLGFLHVSYRNLTGGIVCIHSGFRKL; the protein is encoded by the exons ATGAGATTCATAAATTCAGTATTCAGTTCCAGGAACATCCGCTGCCTTAGGCCTTTAGTACATCTACGCAGCTCACATTGTTTCCAGGCATCCAGGTCATTCAGTTCACCCACAAAGGAGTTTGTTAGGTCAGTTTTTTCAGACGTCGCCAAGAACTATGACTTGATGAACGATTTGATGAGTGTTGGAATCCACAGGTTTTGGAAGGAAGTATTGGTTCAGGAGGTCATTTCGTCTCTGAAAATGACACACCGACACCTTTCAAAGGACTATTTTTCCAATGATTTTGTTCCAG atattataaatatttttggtgtaaaaattgtatatattcatttagATGATATGGTTGTTGATATTTTGGACTTGGCTGGAGGAACTGGCGATATTGGCATCCGCATAGCTGAGTTGTCgaaaaatttgaaatttgaAGACTCGAATGGATTTGTACTATACGACAGCCTAAAAATAACACCCAAGATAGTCGTTTGCGACCCTTCTGAAGAGATGACCAAACTTGGGCAGGAGAAGTCTGAAAAAGCCGGAGTTCAGGGCCTTTCCTGGGTTAACGCAGAGGCCGAGAAACTTCCCTTTGAAGACTGTTCTTTTGACATCATTACCATCGGGTTCGGAGTTAGAAACTTCAGTGACAGGAACGCTGGCCTAAGTGAATGTTACCGAGTTCTGAAGCCCGGCGGTCGTCTCTTAATTCTTGAGTTCAGCCACTGTGAGAATGAGCTTCTCTCTGTCCTCTACAAGACTTATTCCGACAAGTTAATTCCTTTCCTCGGCTCAGTGGTTGCCAAGAACGAGGAGGCCTATGACTACCTTGTGGACTCTATTCGGAAATTCCCCAACCAGCAGGAGGTTGCTGAGATTCTTAAATCGCTTGGATTTTTACACGTTTCTTACCGCAATTTGACTGGCGGCATCGTCTGCATTCACTCTGGATTTCGGAAACTTTAA